The segment TTCGCCTCCAGCCACGGGGCGCTCTCCAGCCTCCTGGACGCGCTCGGCATCGGCGTGGGGTACCTCGGGTCGCTCCTCATTATCGCCTTCATCCGCGAAACCCTCGGCGCGGGGACCCTCTGGGGCTACCGCCTGACGCCCGTCACCATCGCCGGCCGCACGATCATCCCCGAGTATCAGCCCGCGAACATCTTCGTGATGGCGCCGGGGGCGTTCTTGGTGATCGGCCTCCTGTTCGGTTTCTTCTACTGGATCGGGAACCGCCGGCGGGAGCGGGCGCGCCTGGCGGGCGTCCCCGCCGTCGCCCAAACCGCCAGGGACCTGCCGAAACCGAAGAAGGACCCTGAGCCGCGTGCGTAAGCACGCGGTGACGTCCAAGTCTTGCGCGGTGGGTCTCCGCACCCACCGCGCAACGACGCACAGCGAAAACGTTTGACGAAAGGCAACCTGTGGAAGTCGGCTACATCGAACTCGCGATCGGCTCCATCCTGATCTCGAACTTCATCCTGGCGAAGTTCCTGGGATTCTGTCCGTTTTTCGGCGTGACACGGAAGATGTCCGATTCTGTCGGCATGGGCCTGGCGGTGATCTTCGTGATGACGCTGGCCTCGGCCGTCACCGCCGCCCTCTACCGCCACGTCCTCCTGCCCTCGAGCCCCGAGCACACGAACATCCTTCAGGCCCTTGGGCTTCCCTTTCCCCAGGGCGGCCTCGTCCTGGTCCTGAAGACCATCTCCTACATCCTCGTCATTGCCGGCCTCGTCCAGTTCATCGAGATGGTCCTGAAGAAAAGCGTCCCCGCGCTTTACCGCGCGCTCGGTATCTACCTGCCGCTCATCACCACCAACT is part of the Planctomycetota bacterium genome and harbors:
- a CDS encoding electron transport complex subunit RsxA; amino-acid sequence: MEVGYIELAIGSILISNFILAKFLGFCPFFGVTRKMSDSVGMGLAVIFVMTLASAVTAALYRHVLLPSSPEHTNILQALGLPFPQGGLVLVLKTISYILVIAGLVQFIEMVLKKSVPALYRALGIYLPLITTNCAVFGVALLNTEAWRDPNGLPIHKAAFNGFCGGVGFLLAMILMSSIRERLAEARVPKALRGLPIAFLCASLMAMAFMGFTKLFGIAV